From Phragmites australis chromosome 5, lpPhrAust1.1, whole genome shotgun sequence, a single genomic window includes:
- the LOC133919500 gene encoding homeobox-leucine zipper protein ROC5-like isoform X1 produces the protein MSFGSLFDGGAGGGGGGGMQFPYSGGFSSSPALSLGLDNAGGMGRRMLPGGAGPDGGMARDADAENDSRSGSDHLDAMSGGGEDEDDVEPGNPRKRKKRYHRHTPQQIQELEGLFKECPHPDEKQRGELSKRLGLDPRQVKFWFQNRRTQMKTQLERHENALLKQENDKLRAENMTIREAMRSPMCGGCGSPAMLGEVSLEEHHLRIENARLKDELNRVYALATKFLGKPMSIHSGAQLPPHLPMPMPSSSLELAVGGLGGIGSMPSATMPGSMSEFAGGVSSPLGTVITPARATGSAPPSMVGIDRSMLLELAISAMDELVKMAQMDEPLWVTSLTGAPNKETLNFEEYVHSLPCIGLKPVGFVSEVSRESGLVIIDDSVALVETLMDERRWSDMFSCMIAKATILEEVSTGTAGSRNGALLLMKAELQVLSPLVTIREVTFLRFCKQLAEGAWAVVDMSIDGLVRDQNSATTSTAGNIKCRRLPSGCVMQDTPNGYCKVTWVEHTEYDEASVHQLYRPLLRSGLAFGARRWLATLQRQCEGLAILMSPDTVSANDSSVITQEGKRSMLKLAQRMTENFCAGVSASSAREWSKLDGAAGSIGEDVRVMARKSVNEPGEPPGVVLSAATSVWVPVAPEKLFNFLRDEQLRAEWDILSNGGPMQEMANIAKGQEHGNSVSLLRASAMSANQSSMLILQETCTDASGSMVVYAPVDIPAMQLVMNGGDSTYVALLPSGFAILPDGPSISAGHKTGGSLLTVAFQILVNSQPTAKLTVESVETVNNLISCTIKKIKNALQCDA, from the exons ATGAGCTTCGGGAGTCTATTTGACGGTGGggccggtggaggaggcggcggcgggatgcAGTTCCCGTACTCCGGCGGGTTCTCGTCCTCACCGGCTCTCTCTCTCGGGCTG GACAACGCCGGCGGCATGGGCAGGCGGATGCTTCCTGGTGGCGCGGGCCCAGATGGTGGGATGGCGAGGGACGCGGACGCGGAGAACGACAGCCGGTCGGGGAGCGACCACCTCGACGCCAtgtccggcggcggcgaggacgaggacgacgtCGAGCCAGGCAACCCCCGCAAGCGCAAGAAGCGCTACCACCGCCACACGCCGCAGCAGATCCAGGAGCTCGAAGG GCTGTTCAAGGAGTGCCCTCACCCGGACGAGAAGCAGCGCGGCGAGCTGAGCAAGAGACTGGGCCTCGACCCGCGCCAGGTCAAgttctggttccagaaccgtcGCACGCAGATGAAG ACACAACTGGAGCGGCACGAGAACGCCCTGCTGAAGCAGGAGAATGATAAGTTGCGCGCCGAGAATATGACGATCCGTGAGGCCATGCGCAGCCCGATGTGCGGCGGCTGCGGGAGCCCCGCCATGCTTGGGGAGGTGTCCCTGGAGGAGCACCACCTGCGCATCGAGAATGCGCGGCTCAAGGATGAGCTCAACCGCGTCTACGCCCTTGCTACCAAGTTCCTCGGCAAGCCCATGTCCATCCACTCGGGGGCCCAGCTGCCGCCACACCTGCCCATGCCCATGCCGAGCTCGTCACTGGAGCTCGCAGTCGGGGGCCTTGGTGGCATAGGGTCTATGCCCTCTGCCACGATGCCTGGTTCCATGAGTGAGTTTGCTGGGGGTGTGTCTAGCCCGTTGGGCACGGTAATCACACCAGCACGGGCAACTGGATCTGCTCCGCCGTCTATGGTGGGCATCGACAGGTCCATGTTATTGGAGCTTGCGATCAGCGCAATGGATGAACTTGTCAAGATGGCACAGATGGACGAGCCTTTGTGGGTTACAAGCCTGACTGGTGCTCCCAACAAGGAAACGCTGAACTTTGAGGAGTATGTCCACTCCTTGCCGTGCATCGGCTTGAAGCCTGTGGGTTTTGTGTCTGAGGTCTCTAGGGAGTCTGGCCTTGTCATCATCGACGACAGCGTTGCCCTTGTAGAGACCCTTATGGATGAG AGACGGTGGTCTGACATGTTCTCGTGCATGATTGCTAAGGCCACGATCCTAGAGGAGGTGTCAACCGGCACTGCAGGAAGCCGAAATGGCGCGCTGCTGCTG ATGAAGGCTGAACTACAGGTACTCTCACCTTTAGTCACCATCAGGGAGGTTACATTTCTCAGGTTTTGCAAGCAGTTGGCCGAGGGTGCATGGGCAGTAGTGGATATGTCTATCGATGGATTGGTGAGAGATCAGAACTCTGCAACAACATCTACCGCTGGAAATATAAAGTGCAGGAGGTTACCTTCTGGCTGTGTGATGCAAGACACTCCCAATGGCTACTGTAAG GTCACATGGGTTGAGCATACGGAATACGATGAGGCATCAGTGCACCAGCTCTATCGGCCGCTACTCCGGTCTGGGCTCGCCTTTGGAGCCAGGCGGTGGCTTGCAACGCTGCAGCGCCAGTGTGAAGGCCTGGCCATCCTCATGTCCCCTGATACAGTTTCGGCAAATGACTCGTCAG TTATAACGCAAGAGGGTAAGCGAAGCATGCTGAAGCTAGCACAACGGATGACGGAGAACTTCTGTGCTGGGGTGAGCGCATCATCTGCACGTGAATGGAGCAAGCTGGACGGCGCAGCAGGTAGCATCGGGGAGGACGTGCGTGTCATGGCACGGAAGAGCGTGAACGAGCCTGGGGAGCCACCGGGCGTGGTGCTGAGCGCTGCCACATCGGTTTGGGTGCCCGTGGCTCCTGAGAAGCTGTTTAACTTCCTCCGTGATGAACAGCTGCGTGCAGAGTGGGACATCCTCAGCAATGGAGGCCCCATGCAGGAGATGGCTAACATTGCCAAGGGACAGGAGCATGGAAACTCGGTGTCCCTCCTTAGGGCCAGT GCAATGAGTGCCAACCAGAGCAGCATGTTGATCCTTCAGGAGACTTGCACTGATGCGTCAGGCTCGATGGTTGTGTACGCTCCAGTGGACATCCCGGCAATGCAGCTCGTCATGAACGGCGGGGACTCCACCTATGTTGCTCTGCTGCCATCTGGGTTCGCCATCCTGCCGGACGGTCCCAGCATCAGCGCCGGGCACAAAACTGGCGGCTCTTTGCTCACCGTGGCATTCCAGATCCTCGTCAACAGCCAGCCGACCGCCAAGCTCACCGTGGAATCAGTGGAGACCGTGAACAACCTCATTTCCTGCaccatcaagaagatcaagaatGCGCTGCAGTGTGACGCCTGA
- the LOC133919501 gene encoding probable methyltransferase PMT15, producing the protein MGVRPAATKLHIPPSAARRSTFLPLVAVALLCCAFYLLGVWHHGGFASPSPSSPVSISTAVSCTTTAAPKKTPSARARSRSPSLDFSARHTAAVDEALTSDTSSGSSSAAPRRYRACPAKYSEYTPCEDVARSLRYPRDRLVYRERHCPAGREQLRCLVPAPAGYLSPFPWPASRDVAWFANVPHKELTVEKAVQNWIRVDGDKLRFPGGGTMFPHGADAYIDDIGKLIPLHDGSIRTALDTGCGVASWGAYLLSRDILSMSFAPRDSHEAQVQFALERGVPAMIGVLASNRLTYPARAFDMAHCSRCLIPWHLYDGLYLIEIDRVLRPGGYWILSGPPINWKKYWKGWERTKEDLDAEQQAIEAVARSLCWTKVKEAGDIAVWQKPTNHVNCKASRKAAKSPPFCSHKNPDAAWYDKMEACITPLPDVSGENDVAGGAVKKWPQRLTAVPPRVSRGSIRSVTAKTFAQDTELWRKRVRHYKSVIGQFEQKGRYRNVLDMNARLGGFAAALAGDPLWVMNMVPTVGNTSTLGSIYERGLIGSYQDWCEGMSTYPRSYDLIHADLVFTLYKNRCEMESILLEMDRILRPEGTVIIRDDVDMLVKVKSLADGMRWDSQIVDHEDGPLVREKLLLVVKTYWTAQDQDQ; encoded by the exons ATGGGGGTCCGCCCGGCGGCCACGAAGCTGCACATCCCCCCATCCGCCGCCCGCCGCTCCACCTTCCTGCCActcgtcgccgtcgccctccTCTGCTGCGCCTTCTACCTCCTCGGTGTCTGGCACCACGGCGGTTTcgcctccccctccccatcCTCCCCCGTTTCCATCTCCACCGCCGTCTCCtgcaccaccaccgccgccccgAAGAAGACCCCGTCTGCCCGCGCCCGCTCCCGCTCCCCCTCCCTCGACTTCTCCGCGCGCCACACGGCAGCCGTGGACGAAGCGCTCACCAGCGACACCTCGTCCGGTTCGTCCTCGGCGGCGCCGCGGAGGTACCGCGCGTGCCCGGCCAAGTACTCCGAGTATACCCCGTGCGAGGATGTGGCGCGGTCGCTGCGGTACCCGCGGGACCGGCTAGTGTACCGGGAGCGGCACTGCCCCGCTGGGCGGGAGCAGCTGCGGTGCCTCGTCCCGGCGCCCGCCGGGTACCTTTCCCCGTTCCCTTGGCCCGCCAGCCGCGACGTCGCCTGGTTCGCCAACGTGCCGCACAAGGAGCTCACCGTCGAGAAGGCGGTGCAGAACTGGATCCGCGTCGACGGCGACAAACTGAGGTTCCCCGGCGGCGGGACCATGTTCCCTCACGGCGCCGACGCGTACATCGACGACATCGGGAAGCTCATCCCGCTCCACGACGGCTCCATCCGAACCGCGCTCGACACCGGCTGCGGG GTGGCGAGCTGGGGCGCGTACCTGCTGTCCCGGGACATCCTGTCCATGTCGTTCGCGCCGCGGGACTCTCACGAGGCGCAGGTGCAGTTCGCGCTGGAGCGCGGCGTGCCCGCCATGATCGGCGTGCTAGCGTCCAACCGCCTCACCTACCCGGCCCGCGCCTTCGACATGGCGCACTGCTCCCGCTGTCTCATCCCCTGGCACCTGTACG ACGGGTTGTACTTGATCGAGATCGACCGCGTGCTCCGTCCCGGAGGGTACTGGATCCTGTCCGGACCGCCGATCAACTGGAAGAAGTACTGGAAGGGATGGGAGAGGACGAAGGAGGACCTTGACGCCGAGCAACAGGCGATCGAGGCGGTTGCCAGGAGCCTCTGCTGGACGAAGGTCAAGGAGGCCGGCGACATCGCCGTCTGGCAGAAGCCCACCAACCACGTCAACTGCAAGGCCTCACGCAAGGCCGCCAAGTCCCCGCCTTTCTGCTCCCACAAAAACCCCGACGCGGCGTG GTATGACAAGATGGAGGCCTGCATAACGCCGCTCCCAGATGTCTCCGGCGAAAACGACGTCGCCGGTGGCGCGGTGAAGAAGTGGCCGCAGAGGCTCACCGCCGTGCCGCCCAGGGTCTCTCGCGGCAGCATCAGGAGCGTCACAGCCAAGACGTTCGCGCAGGACACCGAGCTCTGGCGGAAGAGGGTCCGGCACTACAAGTCGGTGATCGGCCAGTTCGAGCAGAAAGGACGGTACCGCAACGTGCTCGACATGAATGCCCGCCTCGGTGGCTTTGCGGCAGCGCTGGCGGGCGACCCCTTGTGGGTCATGAACATGGTCCCGACCGTGGGGAACACGAGCACGCTCGGGTCCATCTACGAGCGCGGGCTCATCGGAAGCTACCAAGACTG GTGCGAGGGCATGTCTACCTACCCCCGGTCCTACGATCTCATCCACGCGGATTTGGTGTTCACCCTGTACAAGAATAG GTGTGAGATGGAGAGCATTCTGCTGGAGATGGACAGGATCCTGAGGCCTGAGGGCACGGTGATCATCAGAGACGACGTGGACATGCTGGTGAAGGTCAAGAGCTTAGCGGACGGGATGAGGTGGGACAGCCAGATTGTCGACCACGAAGACGGCCCGCTCGTCAGGGAGAAGCTCCTCCTGGTTGTGAAGACGTACTGGACTGCCCAGGACCAAGACCAATAG
- the LOC133919500 gene encoding homeobox-leucine zipper protein ROC5-like isoform X2, whose amino-acid sequence MGRRMLPGGAGPDGGMARDADAENDSRSGSDHLDAMSGGGEDEDDVEPGNPRKRKKRYHRHTPQQIQELEGLFKECPHPDEKQRGELSKRLGLDPRQVKFWFQNRRTQMKTQLERHENALLKQENDKLRAENMTIREAMRSPMCGGCGSPAMLGEVSLEEHHLRIENARLKDELNRVYALATKFLGKPMSIHSGAQLPPHLPMPMPSSSLELAVGGLGGIGSMPSATMPGSMSEFAGGVSSPLGTVITPARATGSAPPSMVGIDRSMLLELAISAMDELVKMAQMDEPLWVTSLTGAPNKETLNFEEYVHSLPCIGLKPVGFVSEVSRESGLVIIDDSVALVETLMDERRWSDMFSCMIAKATILEEVSTGTAGSRNGALLLMKAELQVLSPLVTIREVTFLRFCKQLAEGAWAVVDMSIDGLVRDQNSATTSTAGNIKCRRLPSGCVMQDTPNGYCKVTWVEHTEYDEASVHQLYRPLLRSGLAFGARRWLATLQRQCEGLAILMSPDTVSANDSSVITQEGKRSMLKLAQRMTENFCAGVSASSAREWSKLDGAAGSIGEDVRVMARKSVNEPGEPPGVVLSAATSVWVPVAPEKLFNFLRDEQLRAEWDILSNGGPMQEMANIAKGQEHGNSVSLLRASAMSANQSSMLILQETCTDASGSMVVYAPVDIPAMQLVMNGGDSTYVALLPSGFAILPDGPSISAGHKTGGSLLTVAFQILVNSQPTAKLTVESVETVNNLISCTIKKIKNALQCDA is encoded by the exons ATGGGCAGGCGGATGCTTCCTGGTGGCGCGGGCCCAGATGGTGGGATGGCGAGGGACGCGGACGCGGAGAACGACAGCCGGTCGGGGAGCGACCACCTCGACGCCAtgtccggcggcggcgaggacgaggacgacgtCGAGCCAGGCAACCCCCGCAAGCGCAAGAAGCGCTACCACCGCCACACGCCGCAGCAGATCCAGGAGCTCGAAGG GCTGTTCAAGGAGTGCCCTCACCCGGACGAGAAGCAGCGCGGCGAGCTGAGCAAGAGACTGGGCCTCGACCCGCGCCAGGTCAAgttctggttccagaaccgtcGCACGCAGATGAAG ACACAACTGGAGCGGCACGAGAACGCCCTGCTGAAGCAGGAGAATGATAAGTTGCGCGCCGAGAATATGACGATCCGTGAGGCCATGCGCAGCCCGATGTGCGGCGGCTGCGGGAGCCCCGCCATGCTTGGGGAGGTGTCCCTGGAGGAGCACCACCTGCGCATCGAGAATGCGCGGCTCAAGGATGAGCTCAACCGCGTCTACGCCCTTGCTACCAAGTTCCTCGGCAAGCCCATGTCCATCCACTCGGGGGCCCAGCTGCCGCCACACCTGCCCATGCCCATGCCGAGCTCGTCACTGGAGCTCGCAGTCGGGGGCCTTGGTGGCATAGGGTCTATGCCCTCTGCCACGATGCCTGGTTCCATGAGTGAGTTTGCTGGGGGTGTGTCTAGCCCGTTGGGCACGGTAATCACACCAGCACGGGCAACTGGATCTGCTCCGCCGTCTATGGTGGGCATCGACAGGTCCATGTTATTGGAGCTTGCGATCAGCGCAATGGATGAACTTGTCAAGATGGCACAGATGGACGAGCCTTTGTGGGTTACAAGCCTGACTGGTGCTCCCAACAAGGAAACGCTGAACTTTGAGGAGTATGTCCACTCCTTGCCGTGCATCGGCTTGAAGCCTGTGGGTTTTGTGTCTGAGGTCTCTAGGGAGTCTGGCCTTGTCATCATCGACGACAGCGTTGCCCTTGTAGAGACCCTTATGGATGAG AGACGGTGGTCTGACATGTTCTCGTGCATGATTGCTAAGGCCACGATCCTAGAGGAGGTGTCAACCGGCACTGCAGGAAGCCGAAATGGCGCGCTGCTGCTG ATGAAGGCTGAACTACAGGTACTCTCACCTTTAGTCACCATCAGGGAGGTTACATTTCTCAGGTTTTGCAAGCAGTTGGCCGAGGGTGCATGGGCAGTAGTGGATATGTCTATCGATGGATTGGTGAGAGATCAGAACTCTGCAACAACATCTACCGCTGGAAATATAAAGTGCAGGAGGTTACCTTCTGGCTGTGTGATGCAAGACACTCCCAATGGCTACTGTAAG GTCACATGGGTTGAGCATACGGAATACGATGAGGCATCAGTGCACCAGCTCTATCGGCCGCTACTCCGGTCTGGGCTCGCCTTTGGAGCCAGGCGGTGGCTTGCAACGCTGCAGCGCCAGTGTGAAGGCCTGGCCATCCTCATGTCCCCTGATACAGTTTCGGCAAATGACTCGTCAG TTATAACGCAAGAGGGTAAGCGAAGCATGCTGAAGCTAGCACAACGGATGACGGAGAACTTCTGTGCTGGGGTGAGCGCATCATCTGCACGTGAATGGAGCAAGCTGGACGGCGCAGCAGGTAGCATCGGGGAGGACGTGCGTGTCATGGCACGGAAGAGCGTGAACGAGCCTGGGGAGCCACCGGGCGTGGTGCTGAGCGCTGCCACATCGGTTTGGGTGCCCGTGGCTCCTGAGAAGCTGTTTAACTTCCTCCGTGATGAACAGCTGCGTGCAGAGTGGGACATCCTCAGCAATGGAGGCCCCATGCAGGAGATGGCTAACATTGCCAAGGGACAGGAGCATGGAAACTCGGTGTCCCTCCTTAGGGCCAGT GCAATGAGTGCCAACCAGAGCAGCATGTTGATCCTTCAGGAGACTTGCACTGATGCGTCAGGCTCGATGGTTGTGTACGCTCCAGTGGACATCCCGGCAATGCAGCTCGTCATGAACGGCGGGGACTCCACCTATGTTGCTCTGCTGCCATCTGGGTTCGCCATCCTGCCGGACGGTCCCAGCATCAGCGCCGGGCACAAAACTGGCGGCTCTTTGCTCACCGTGGCATTCCAGATCCTCGTCAACAGCCAGCCGACCGCCAAGCTCACCGTGGAATCAGTGGAGACCGTGAACAACCTCATTTCCTGCaccatcaagaagatcaagaatGCGCTGCAGTGTGACGCCTGA